From Paenibacillus sp. V4I7, one genomic window encodes:
- a CDS encoding helix-turn-helix domain-containing protein: MKVMNYLNLNQHPAHLQFYRNRTNAFAEIYHAHQGMEILIVHEGTGTVVVEQQIFDLAPGMLFYFRPFQLHRIRMNELAQQAYIRSFFVFEPALLDGCLTAFPSTREFFQKLWKDPLSIQKISGLDTEALHNLLQAHQHTIEHAKPEHLLEEQLFFLTNLMHHLKTSYPLTGYNLSTERSSKVKSSSIAEKVMEWIEIHYMEPFELNQLAQAIHLSPNHISAVFKQIVGSSITEYLTARRIRQACLLLKTSDISIQGIGQAVGLGNFSYFCQMFKKHVGLTPHQFKRASDQP, encoded by the coding sequence ATGAAGGTAATGAATTACTTGAACCTTAATCAACACCCTGCACATCTTCAATTTTACCGAAATCGGACAAATGCATTTGCTGAAATCTATCATGCGCATCAAGGTATGGAAATCCTTATTGTCCACGAAGGCACTGGTACTGTCGTTGTGGAACAACAAATTTTCGACCTGGCTCCTGGCATGCTCTTTTACTTCAGACCTTTCCAACTACATCGGATTCGCATGAACGAACTAGCCCAGCAAGCGTACATCCGATCTTTTTTCGTATTCGAACCTGCGCTGCTTGATGGCTGTTTGACGGCATTCCCTTCTACACGTGAATTTTTCCAGAAACTTTGGAAAGACCCCCTGTCTATTCAAAAGATAAGCGGATTAGACACGGAGGCTCTGCATAACTTGCTCCAAGCACACCAACATACAATTGAGCATGCCAAACCGGAACATTTGCTGGAAGAGCAATTGTTCTTCTTGACCAACCTGATGCATCATTTGAAAACTTCCTATCCATTAACCGGGTACAACCTATCCACAGAACGCAGTTCCAAAGTAAAGTCCTCATCCATTGCTGAGAAGGTCATGGAATGGATTGAAATCCATTACATGGAGCCCTTTGAGCTTAATCAACTCGCACAGGCCATTCACTTATCGCCAAATCACATTTCCGCGGTCTTTAAGCAAATCGTAGGCAGCAGCATTACGGAATATTTGACCGCGAGACGCATTCGTCAAGCCTGCTTATTGCTTAAAACAAGTGACATCTCTATACAGGGAATCGGTCAGGCTGTAGGTCTTGGGAACTTCTCTTATTTTTGCCAAATGTTCAAAAAACACGTGGGATTGACCCCCCATCAGTTTAAACGGGCGTCAGACCAACCATGA
- a CDS encoding glycoside hydrolase family 2 TIM barrel-domain containing protein, producing the protein MLGQRLIQNWEHYCGSLGGVWEVWRGDKLQNHYNVPWQQVELPHSYNALDTMDPDSKYYQGQGWYRTKLEVNNPYPNGRTLLHFEGAGQRSSVFVYTEQVGEHLGGYDEFTVDMTEAAARAREIERYVGKVSVAVMCDNSRELETIPSDASDFHLYGGVYRYLNLVYVPAISLEKVHIETDTQALQKSMDSGSDSISSSTVKVRAALYNPKGLNENLQLTIQLTDPTGRVIAVSNVSFMPWEGEKELTVFELDTPQLWSTDQPVLYGCNVTLSSVHGETTVNEKFGVRFFEFMKQGPFKLNGERLLLRGTHRHEDHAGVGPAMTEEMIREEMQLIKRMGANFIRLGHYQQSRIVLNLCDELGILVWEEIPWCRGGLGGEAYRQQCRDMLSAMISQHYNHPSVILWGLGNENDWECDFDYFDQEEIRGFMKELHDLSHQLDAGRLTAIRRCEFCKDIIDVYSPSIWAGWYRGIYTDYEKSSRMAFEQVDSFFHMEWGADNLPTRHVEKTYTGFEYIPRGNGATEERDGDYLLTGGETRVSRDGDWSETYFCEMIDWYLKCQEGMDWLTGAAQWSFKDFATPVRPDSPIPYLNMKGIVERDLTKKEAFYVFQSYWSKEPMVRIYGHTMPVRWGDEDEQKYLKVYSNCSKAELFLNGVSLGLKLRDSNDFPCAGLRWNTAFKPGVNHVQVIAEKEGIIVKDELTFNYQTETWGEPTELQLTSVKQDDGRIYVEARMFDEKGVFCPDASHFIRFGLSGDGKLLDGLGTIHGSRLVQLATGRAGIYIDPQGGSAAAIGETAFISAGGPAMAAVKAGKVAQLPTSVVSAKCEGMATAFITLQ; encoded by the coding sequence TTGCTTGGTCAACGGTTGATTCAGAATTGGGAGCATTACTGTGGGAGTCTAGGAGGCGTGTGGGAGGTATGGCGGGGCGATAAGCTCCAAAATCACTATAATGTCCCATGGCAGCAAGTCGAGCTACCGCATTCTTACAATGCTTTGGACACGATGGACCCTGACAGTAAGTACTATCAAGGTCAGGGCTGGTATCGCACAAAGCTGGAGGTGAACAATCCGTATCCGAACGGGCGAACGCTCTTGCACTTCGAAGGAGCTGGACAGCGTTCTAGCGTATTTGTTTATACCGAGCAGGTGGGCGAGCACCTTGGGGGGTATGATGAATTCACGGTTGATATGACGGAAGCAGCTGCACGAGCGCGGGAAATTGAACGCTATGTGGGTAAAGTCTCCGTAGCCGTCATGTGCGATAACAGCCGTGAGCTTGAGACGATTCCATCAGATGCTAGTGATTTCCACCTATATGGCGGTGTGTATCGCTATCTGAATTTGGTCTATGTGCCAGCAATATCGCTGGAGAAAGTACATATCGAGACAGACACACAAGCCCTGCAAAAGTCGATGGATTCCGGTTCGGATTCGATATCCTCCAGTACAGTGAAAGTTCGTGCTGCGTTATATAATCCGAAGGGCTTGAACGAAAACCTGCAATTGACGATCCAATTAACAGACCCAACGGGCCGTGTGATAGCGGTTTCAAACGTGAGCTTCATGCCGTGGGAAGGGGAAAAGGAGTTAACGGTATTCGAGCTTGATACCCCTCAGCTCTGGTCGACGGATCAACCTGTCTTGTATGGTTGTAATGTGACACTTTCGAGTGTCCATGGAGAGACTACGGTTAACGAGAAATTCGGGGTTCGTTTCTTTGAGTTCATGAAGCAAGGTCCTTTCAAGCTGAATGGTGAGCGGTTATTGCTTCGCGGTACACATCGACATGAGGATCATGCTGGTGTTGGGCCTGCAATGACAGAAGAGATGATTCGTGAAGAAATGCAATTGATTAAGCGCATGGGCGCTAACTTTATTCGACTCGGGCATTACCAGCAATCGAGGATTGTACTGAATCTTTGCGATGAGCTCGGTATATTGGTTTGGGAGGAAATTCCTTGGTGTCGTGGAGGATTAGGGGGCGAAGCTTACCGGCAGCAATGTCGCGACATGCTAAGCGCGATGATCTCTCAGCATTACAATCATCCATCCGTGATTCTTTGGGGGCTTGGCAATGAAAATGATTGGGAATGCGATTTTGATTATTTTGACCAAGAAGAAATCCGTGGCTTTATGAAAGAGCTTCATGACCTGTCACACCAGTTGGATGCGGGGCGTCTGACCGCAATACGGCGATGTGAGTTTTGCAAAGATATTATTGATGTCTACTCGCCTTCGATTTGGGCTGGGTGGTATCGAGGTATATACACCGACTACGAGAAAAGCTCCAGGATGGCCTTTGAACAGGTAGACTCCTTTTTCCATATGGAATGGGGGGCAGATAATTTGCCAACTCGGCATGTAGAGAAAACTTACACGGGTTTCGAGTATATCCCTCGTGGAAACGGAGCTACGGAAGAGCGAGATGGGGATTATTTACTTACTGGTGGCGAAACGCGAGTCTCTCGGGACGGTGATTGGTCGGAGACCTACTTCTGTGAAATGATCGATTGGTATTTAAAATGCCAAGAGGGGATGGATTGGCTGACAGGCGCGGCACAATGGTCCTTCAAGGATTTCGCCACACCAGTTCGTCCGGATTCACCGATTCCGTATTTGAATATGAAGGGAATCGTTGAACGTGATTTGACGAAGAAGGAAGCATTTTATGTCTTCCAATCCTATTGGTCTAAGGAACCTATGGTGCGCATCTACGGTCACACGATGCCAGTTCGTTGGGGTGATGAGGATGAGCAGAAGTACCTAAAGGTTTATTCCAATTGCTCTAAGGCGGAGCTTTTCCTTAATGGGGTTAGTTTAGGCTTAAAACTGCGAGATTCCAATGACTTTCCTTGTGCGGGTCTACGTTGGAACACGGCCTTCAAGCCTGGCGTGAACCATGTGCAGGTTATCGCTGAGAAGGAAGGCATCATCGTGAAAGATGAGCTGACCTTCAATTACCAGACAGAGACATGGGGGGAGCCGACAGAGCTTCAGCTTACGTCAGTAAAGCAGGATGATGGTCGTATCTATGTGGAAGCGCGTATGTTTGACGAGAAGGGTGTTTTTTGCCCGGATGCTTCTCATTTCATTCGTTTCGGTCTTAGCGGCGATGGCAAGCTGCTTGATGGTCTTGGCACGATCCATGGCTCGCGGCTTGTACAGCTGGCAACTGGACGTGCGGGGATTTATATCGATCCGCAGGGTGGAAGTGCGGCTGCCATCGGTGAGACTGCGTTCATATCTGCGGGCGGGCCAGCCATGGCTGCTGTCAAAGCAGGCAAGGTAGCTCAACTGCCGACTTCGGTCGTTAGCGCGAAGTGTGAAGGCATGGCTACTGCTTTTATCACTTTACAATAA
- a CDS encoding alginate lyase family protein, translating to MIGILKLNQELWKDYFDMDRILHDAEESLHAPMIHITDHIAHGSPGGMHDYYSNGDYWWPNPDTKDGLPYIRRDGESNPGNFDHHRSTLRLMRSHVARLASAYRITEDERYAAKAIQLLKGFFLDKQTRMNPHLLYAQAIPGVSEGRGIGIIDTLHFIDVTVAVEALQRALSVEESSRLGLMDWFSSYLNWMSTHPQGIEERDESNNHGICWFVQAAAFGRMTGNQQMLIFCKEQFKTRLLAEQMDQNGSLPRELARTKPYAYSIFALDNLVTLCHILSTPNDNLWDYQLPDGRGIRKGIDFLTPFLMNKAAWPYRHDVECFEEWPVGISFLLFAGLAYESDDLLKLWHELDKSPTSSEVRRNMAIRQPLLWL from the coding sequence ATGATTGGGATCTTAAAGTTAAACCAGGAACTATGGAAAGATTACTTTGATATGGACAGAATTCTTCATGATGCGGAGGAGTCGCTTCACGCCCCGATGATACATATAACAGATCATATTGCTCATGGAAGTCCTGGAGGCATGCATGATTATTATTCGAATGGAGACTACTGGTGGCCGAATCCGGATACGAAGGACGGACTGCCGTATATTCGCCGCGATGGTGAAAGTAATCCTGGCAATTTCGATCATCACCGGAGCACACTGCGGCTTATGAGGTCGCATGTGGCCAGGTTGGCTTCGGCCTATCGGATCACTGAGGATGAACGATATGCAGCAAAAGCGATACAGCTTTTGAAGGGGTTTTTCTTGGATAAACAGACCCGAATGAATCCGCATTTGCTGTATGCTCAAGCGATTCCTGGTGTAAGCGAGGGGAGGGGAATCGGGATTATCGATACGCTCCACTTCATAGATGTTACGGTTGCCGTAGAAGCTTTGCAAAGGGCATTAAGTGTGGAGGAATCGTCAAGGTTGGGCCTGATGGATTGGTTCTCCAGTTACTTGAATTGGATGAGCACGCACCCTCAAGGTATTGAGGAAAGGGACGAGTCCAATAATCATGGAATCTGCTGGTTCGTGCAAGCAGCGGCATTTGGACGGATGACCGGAAATCAACAAATGCTTATCTTTTGCAAGGAACAGTTCAAGACCCGTCTGCTGGCTGAACAAATGGATCAGAACGGCAGCTTGCCTAGGGAGTTGGCACGAACTAAGCCTTACGCCTATTCCATCTTCGCATTGGATAATCTGGTCACTCTCTGCCATATCCTATCGACTCCGAACGATAACCTATGGGATTATCAATTACCCGATGGAAGGGGAATCCGGAAGGGAATCGATTTTCTGACGCCGTTTTTGATGAATAAAGCTGCATGGCCTTACAGACATGATGTGGAGTGCTTTGAAGAGTGGCCTGTCGGGATATCATTTCTATTATTCGCTGGGCTTGCTTACGAATCTGATGATTTGCTGAAGCTGTGGCACGAGCTGGATAAAAGCCCGACGAGTTCAGAGGTGCGTCGAAATATGGCCATCCGACAGCCGCTTCTTTGGTTGTAA
- a CDS encoding DoxX family protein translates to MTVLFIVLQSLLALYYVFSGTAKTLGAKYWVDIFNNLRIPQSFRVVTGVVQLVGAAILIIGYWYSEAVTWACIWLGITMLLACLAHFRVKDPIGKTAPALMFTSLIIILTIVNAAV, encoded by the coding sequence ATGACTGTTCTTTTCATCGTTCTTCAAAGCTTGCTGGCCTTATACTATGTATTTTCAGGCACTGCAAAGACCTTAGGGGCCAAATATTGGGTAGATATTTTCAACAATCTTAGAATACCACAGTCGTTTCGTGTCGTCACAGGCGTCGTCCAGTTAGTCGGTGCCGCTATACTCATCATCGGCTACTGGTATTCAGAGGCGGTCACGTGGGCTTGCATTTGGCTTGGAATTACGATGTTACTGGCGTGCCTCGCGCATTTCAGGGTCAAAGATCCGATTGGTAAAACGGCACCGGCCCTCATGTTTACTTCGTTAATCATCATTCTAACCATCGTTAATGCGGCGGTCTGA
- a CDS encoding ROK family protein: MSKYMIGIDLGGTNIKSAIFNTEFQKIHERSDPTEAAKGPTYVLNRIKEIVQKMMLFEGINQTSIKCMGMGIPGLLNPDEGLSIFSPNFPDWENIHVVNQMKSNFDFPVFIDNDVRVNMYGEWLFGAGVGYKNLVLITLGTGLGSGIINDGKVFYGTTSSAGEIGHMNMYREGRPCRCGSSGCLGRYVSAIGMVKTFTDKLEEGRSSAVLQWVGDDRTAITAQMISKAYDLGDSLAIEVMHETGKILGFGLSNVINLLNPEVIIVGGGMSAAGDRLLNSVRDTARNHALKLSSHACKIEQAKLGGQAGMIGAAAYANNKMPS, encoded by the coding sequence ATGAGTAAATATATGATTGGAATTGACCTTGGTGGAACAAATATTAAGTCTGCAATTTTCAACACGGAGTTTCAAAAAATTCACGAAAGAAGTGACCCCACGGAAGCAGCAAAAGGACCTACTTATGTGTTAAACAGAATTAAAGAAATTGTTCAAAAGATGATGTTGTTCGAAGGAATCAATCAAACTTCTATTAAGTGCATGGGTATGGGAATCCCTGGTTTACTTAATCCAGATGAAGGTCTATCCATATTTTCACCAAACTTTCCAGATTGGGAAAATATTCATGTTGTGAATCAAATGAAAAGTAATTTTGACTTTCCTGTTTTTATCGACAATGATGTGCGGGTAAATATGTACGGTGAATGGCTGTTTGGTGCAGGCGTTGGTTACAAAAACTTGGTATTGATAACGTTAGGTACCGGTTTAGGGTCGGGTATTATAAATGATGGAAAGGTTTTCTACGGTACAACATCTAGCGCGGGCGAAATTGGGCATATGAATATGTACCGGGAAGGTCGTCCTTGTCGTTGTGGAAGCTCAGGCTGTCTAGGGAGATACGTGTCTGCGATAGGAATGGTCAAAACCTTTACAGACAAGCTTGAGGAAGGTCGGTCAAGTGCCGTATTGCAATGGGTGGGAGACGATCGGACGGCAATTACTGCCCAAATGATTTCAAAGGCATACGATCTGGGAGATTCTCTTGCAATTGAGGTTATGCATGAAACAGGAAAAATTCTTGGATTTGGTCTTTCGAATGTAATCAACCTATTAAATCCAGAAGTAATTATAGTTGGTGGTGGAATGTCGGCGGCTGGTGATCGCTTGCTAAATTCAGTACGCGATACTGCCCGAAATCATGCATTAAAGCTTTCTTCCCATGCTTGTAAGATAGAACAAGCGAAATTAGGTGGACAAGCTGGTATGATCGGCGCAGCCGCATATGCGAACAATAAGATGCCTTCATAA
- a CDS encoding glycoside hydrolase family 88 protein, giving the protein MKEALPLVWEALQVKVDRMIEQLGDKSPHVAKADGIYDDMRHDWWTSGFWPGILWIMHEMTGKEHYKKAAWSWDEKFEKKMIETNNYHHDVGFQFLPTAIIKYKLTGDQDGKRRGLFAANFLTGRFNLAGQFLRAWNQEKIGWSIVDSSMNLSLLFWAAQESADPRFEHVGKAHADTVVEHFIREDGSVNHILSFDPKSGELIESLGGQGAGPQSSWSRGQAWALHGMANTYRYTGDAKYLHAARRVAHYFLACLPEDYVAHWDFRADESLEGLPRDTSAATCAASGLLELADALPSVEGALYRRAAERILLSLTQNYATWDQPEHEAILLGGTGNLPAGQNIDVSLIYGDYYYVEAIAKLLGWKNRIF; this is encoded by the coding sequence ATGAAGGAAGCACTGCCCCTCGTATGGGAGGCGCTGCAGGTTAAAGTAGATAGAATGATCGAACAGCTTGGGGATAAATCTCCGCATGTGGCTAAGGCAGATGGTATCTACGATGACATGCGGCACGATTGGTGGACATCCGGCTTTTGGCCAGGCATCCTATGGATTATGCACGAGATGACCGGCAAGGAGCATTACAAAAAAGCGGCTTGGAGCTGGGACGAGAAGTTTGAAAAGAAGATGATCGAGACTAATAACTATCATCATGATGTAGGCTTTCAATTCCTGCCGACGGCAATCATCAAATACAAGCTGACAGGCGATCAAGACGGTAAGCGCCGTGGATTGTTTGCGGCAAACTTCTTGACTGGACGCTTCAATCTGGCTGGTCAGTTTCTGAGAGCTTGGAATCAAGAGAAAATCGGTTGGTCTATCGTAGATTCGTCTATGAACTTGTCTCTTTTGTTTTGGGCCGCACAAGAGTCTGCTGATCCACGGTTTGAGCATGTAGGCAAGGCGCATGCAGATACGGTGGTGGAACACTTTATCCGAGAAGACGGATCTGTGAATCACATTCTTAGCTTCGACCCTAAGTCAGGTGAGCTCATCGAATCTCTTGGCGGGCAGGGTGCAGGACCTCAATCTTCCTGGAGCCGTGGGCAAGCATGGGCGCTGCATGGTATGGCCAACACTTACCGTTACACAGGTGATGCCAAATATCTCCATGCGGCTAGACGCGTAGCGCATTATTTTCTAGCTTGCTTGCCTGAGGACTATGTTGCGCATTGGGATTTCCGTGCAGATGAATCATTGGAGGGCCTCCCGCGCGATACATCCGCAGCAACCTGCGCTGCGTCTGGTCTGCTTGAACTGGCTGATGCACTTCCATCCGTAGAGGGCGCACTTTATCGACGGGCAGCTGAACGGATCCTGCTTTCCTTGACCCAGAACTATGCGACATGGGATCAACCGGAGCATGAGGCAATCCTGCTTGGCGGAACGGGCAATTTACCCGCTGGGCAGAACATTGATGTTTCCTTGATCTATGGAGACTATTATTACGTTGAGGCCATTGCAAAGCTGCTAGGCTGGAAAAATCGAATTTTCTAG
- a CDS encoding fused MFS/spermidine synthase, whose product MQKIAKTTSKIKKLIPKKTTSIQMRGDIWDQYTLKHLLQRKPKIIYKGKSRFQNIILLEAKDVRLYLDKQLQFSSLDERFYHEALVHPAMTMSPNRRNVLILGGGDGFAVREVLKYKDVKTVDLVELDPQIIKVAKRKPISTLNHRSLFDKRVKVHQMDAKLFFPTSKSYQVIIVDFPDPSDKMISKLYTKEFFKRVVKSLAPDGMIVIQSNSTEDMPRVYWSIHHTLKSIGMNTKSYFVYVPSFGDWGFQIASFKNFIPGRKKVSVPNQTLPKNLSTLFKLPEEVLESRNTALPNSLKNLRLYKYYHLDQKSAVAR is encoded by the coding sequence TTGCAAAAAATAGCAAAGACTACAAGTAAGATTAAAAAGTTGATACCTAAAAAAACGACCTCTATTCAAATGCGGGGGGATATATGGGATCAGTACACACTAAAGCATTTATTGCAAAGGAAACCTAAAATCATATATAAAGGTAAAAGTCGGTTTCAAAACATCATCCTGCTCGAAGCGAAAGATGTACGGTTGTATTTGGATAAGCAGCTGCAATTCAGTTCATTGGATGAACGCTTTTATCACGAGGCACTTGTTCACCCGGCAATGACGATGTCGCCTAATCGCCGTAATGTTTTGATATTAGGGGGTGGCGATGGATTCGCAGTAAGAGAAGTGCTTAAATACAAGGATGTAAAAACGGTTGATCTGGTTGAGTTGGATCCCCAAATTATCAAAGTAGCCAAAAGAAAGCCTATATCTACATTAAATCATCGTTCATTATTTGATAAACGTGTAAAGGTTCATCAAATGGATGCAAAATTATTTTTCCCTACTTCCAAATCCTATCAAGTGATTATCGTTGATTTTCCCGATCCATCAGACAAAATGATTAGTAAGCTGTACACAAAAGAATTTTTTAAACGTGTAGTCAAATCGCTTGCTCCAGACGGCATGATTGTCATCCAATCTAATTCAACTGAAGATATGCCGCGCGTATATTGGAGCATTCATCATACGTTGAAAAGCATAGGCATGAATACGAAAAGCTATTTTGTTTATGTCCCATCTTTCGGAGATTGGGGCTTCCAAATCGCTTCGTTTAAAAACTTTATCCCTGGCAGAAAGAAAGTTTCTGTCCCCAACCAAACACTACCCAAAAACCTTTCAACATTGTTCAAATTGCCGGAAGAAGTTCTTGAATCAAGAAATACAGCGCTACCCAATAGCTTGAAAAACCTGAGGTTATATAAATATTATCATCTTGATCAGAAAAGCGCCGTAGCGCGCTAA
- the cdaS gene encoding sporulation-specific diadenylate cyclase CdaS, giving the protein MQQENCDISPMKEQLRQQLRHISAEIQCSLDTLDNDENNCLLSRFDDIREAFKQVESTAASFYLQCYLSSFTTHYLDLSICIQHLSERRHGALIVIQRNDLLDMFMHSGIRLEATLTYSLLEAIFYPGNPLHDGALLIQSDRIVSAANVLPVSNITVDKKLGTRHRAAIGLTERTDALVLVVSEETGNASFAYKGVLHPINSLDTMVQPITER; this is encoded by the coding sequence GTGCAGCAAGAAAATTGTGATATATCCCCGATGAAAGAACAGTTGAGGCAACAGCTGCGCCACATCTCCGCTGAAATTCAATGCAGCTTGGATACCTTAGATAATGATGAAAATAACTGTCTTTTAAGTCGATTTGACGATATTCGAGAAGCCTTTAAACAAGTTGAGTCCACAGCGGCTTCCTTCTATCTGCAATGTTATTTATCCTCTTTCACGACCCATTATTTAGACTTGTCCATTTGTATTCAGCATCTGTCGGAACGCCGACATGGTGCTTTGATCGTGATCCAGAGGAACGATCTGCTGGATATGTTTATGCACTCAGGCATTAGGTTGGAAGCAACGTTGACTTACTCGTTATTGGAAGCCATTTTTTACCCTGGCAACCCGCTGCATGATGGGGCTCTATTGATTCAATCCGATCGAATCGTTTCGGCTGCGAATGTTTTACCAGTATCTAATATAACGGTTGACAAAAAACTGGGGACAAGACACCGTGCCGCGATAGGCTTGACAGAACGAACCGATGCTCTTGTACTCGTCGTTTCAGAGGAAACCGGCAATGCTTCCTTTGCCTATAAGGGAGTCCTGCACCCCATTAATTCTTTGGATACAATGGTCCAGCCGATAACTGAGCGATAG
- a CDS encoding VOC family protein → MIGYTILKIGESELQLTDNVTGSSYQKGTQVTIVVQTNDKDKATQYFEALKQGGQVNEPLQASFFSPAYGNVTDKFGVTFRILTRGHQ, encoded by the coding sequence TTGATAGGCTACACCATCTTGAAAATCGGCGAATCGGAGCTTCAGCTCACCGACAATGTTACCGGCAGCAGCTACCAGAAGGGAACGCAAGTGACCATAGTTGTTCAAACCAATGACAAAGACAAAGCTACCCAATATTTTGAAGCACTGAAGCAGGGCGGTCAAGTAAATGAGCCGCTGCAGGCAAGTTTTTTCAGCCCCGCTTACGGCAATGTAACGGATAAATTTGGCGTCACGTTCCGAATTCTCACAAGAGGACACCAGTGA
- a CDS encoding CBO0543 family protein, whose amino-acid sequence MVYLKWIVLIITILLFNTTSFFMRKRLSYSELYSTVLFALVACSIADGYASFHFKAWGFFEVEKVEFSALLIVLGIYPAAAAMIINWYPYASSRWKKFTYLMGWAIFSTLYEWLTLVVGILWHIKWNLFYSFLIYPFIYYMLIIHVRIYRKWMTNNSTD is encoded by the coding sequence ATGGTCTATCTGAAGTGGATTGTATTAATTATTACAATTTTACTTTTTAACACCACATCATTTTTTATGCGTAAACGCTTGAGCTATTCTGAATTATATTCAACAGTACTTTTTGCGCTTGTTGCGTGTTCAATAGCTGATGGTTATGCAAGCTTTCATTTTAAAGCATGGGGTTTTTTCGAGGTGGAAAAAGTAGAGTTTAGTGCACTGTTAATAGTGTTAGGAATTTATCCAGCAGCAGCAGCTATGATTATTAATTGGTATCCTTACGCATCTTCTAGGTGGAAAAAATTTACTTACCTTATGGGCTGGGCCATTTTTTCTACTCTGTACGAGTGGTTAACTTTAGTGGTCGGTATTTTGTGGCATATTAAATGGAACTTATTTTATTCATTTTTAATCTACCCTTTTATATATTACATGTTAATTATCCATGTAAGAATCTATCGGAAGTGGATGACAAACAACTCGACTGACTAG
- a CDS encoding glycosyl hydrolase family 18 protein, producing MFIYTVKNGDSLFSIASQFQFPLDKIREINGLIDPTLVPGQALIVPSTVYIVQPGDSLYEISQMSFLSVDTLRKANGLQSDILSIGMKLYLPARIKYPEEGLSYFIPATPEQIEMTTRNFSPYNAYFGIFEYHITAEGNLSTLNNDELAVRASRKHRVAPLATITNLTPEGFSPNVTRQVLNSPELRNRLINNIYNLVKTKNYAGVNIDFEQIRAGERDLYTGFLRSLNDRLNPEGFLTSVALHVKKSDSDYPGYDYGGIGAVVDFVFIMAYDWHETHSGPGPVAPIDEIRKTLDYAVQRMPRNKIILGVPRYGYDWTMDNGNVLNAKAVSVTAATETAMKYEVPIQYSIQHQQPYFTYWDENGKRHSVWFEDARARAAKFQIVVDYRLKGVGAWQLGLNFPQSVFLVGQFFYQKRVI from the coding sequence ATGTTTATTTATACTGTAAAAAATGGAGATTCTCTTTTTTCTATTGCTTCACAATTTCAATTTCCCCTCGATAAAATTCGTGAAATAAACGGCTTGATCGATCCAACACTAGTTCCTGGTCAAGCTTTGATAGTTCCATCAACTGTTTATATTGTTCAGCCCGGAGATTCGCTCTACGAGATATCCCAGATGAGTTTTCTATCCGTGGATACCCTTCGTAAAGCAAACGGGCTTCAAAGCGATATATTATCTATAGGCATGAAGCTGTACCTCCCAGCGCGAATCAAATATCCGGAAGAAGGTTTGAGTTATTTCATTCCTGCTACACCTGAACAAATTGAAATGACTACCCGTAACTTCTCACCATACAATGCCTACTTTGGCATTTTTGAATACCACATTACCGCGGAAGGGAACTTGAGCACTCTAAATAACGATGAATTAGCCGTAAGAGCTTCGCGGAAACATAGAGTTGCTCCACTGGCGACAATTACAAATTTAACTCCGGAAGGGTTCAGTCCCAATGTGACAAGACAAGTACTTAACTCTCCTGAATTAAGGAACCGTTTAATTAACAATATTTATAATTTAGTGAAAACAAAAAATTATGCTGGCGTTAATATTGATTTTGAGCAGATTCGTGCAGGGGAAAGGGACTTGTATACCGGTTTTTTACGCTCATTGAACGATCGTTTGAATCCGGAGGGATTCTTGACATCGGTCGCCCTTCATGTAAAAAAAAGCGATAGCGATTATCCTGGTTATGATTACGGAGGGATCGGTGCTGTCGTGGATTTCGTTTTCATAATGGCCTATGATTGGCATGAAACGCATTCTGGTCCTGGACCTGTCGCCCCAATCGATGAGATACGTAAAACCCTCGATTATGCCGTGCAGCGCATGCCTCGGAACAAAATTATTCTAGGGGTACCCAGGTATGGGTATGACTGGACGATGGATAATGGAAATGTACTCAACGCTAAAGCTGTTTCCGTTACTGCAGCTACCGAAACAGCTATGAAGTATGAAGTGCCGATTCAATATTCAATTCAGCATCAACAACCCTATTTTACATATTGGGACGAGAACGGTAAGAGACACAGCGTGTGGTTTGAAGATGCGCGAGCCCGTGCAGCAAAATTTCAAATAGTTGTCGATTATCGTCTTAAGGGTGTAGGGGCGTGGCAGCTCGGTTTGAATTTCCCGCAATCCGTTTTCTTAGTGGGACAGTTTTTTTATCAGAAAAGAGTGATTTGA